In Thermospira aquatica, the following proteins share a genomic window:
- a CDS encoding N-acetylneuraminate synthase family protein gives MEWLRAFDPRDSRVLVTAEIGINHLGREEYAYQLIDEAMKAGADAVKFQIYRTQDFYHPDSPAYEIFEKYELSLESFSRIKAYCEKKGILFFATPLDFGSLQWMMDQRIPLIKVASSDITFEPFLKQIGEYVRRYRAYAILSTGFVKLEEIGKAVRFFPRQRLALLYCVSRYPTEASDLDLSFLKRLRQTFGTTVGFSDHSLETVFSVAAVALGARIIERHFTDNSSLQEADHSISLNPEAFGRMVEEIRKVEIALGKGEKKITDFEQKIRPLSMRDLYAARDIRKGEMIGKNDIKCLRPGEGISLARYKSIVGQKARQNYAMNERI, from the coding sequence ATGGAGTGGCTGCGTGCATTTGATCCTCGAGATTCTCGGGTGTTGGTCACTGCAGAAATCGGGATCAATCATCTTGGCAGAGAAGAGTACGCCTATCAACTAATTGACGAGGCTATGAAAGCTGGGGCGGATGCGGTAAAGTTTCAGATATACAGGACCCAGGATTTTTATCATCCGGATTCTCCGGCTTATGAGATATTTGAAAAGTATGAATTGTCTTTAGAGAGTTTTTCACGGATCAAGGCATACTGTGAGAAGAAAGGTATATTGTTTTTTGCCACTCCTCTGGATTTTGGTTCGCTTCAGTGGATGATGGATCAGCGTATACCTTTGATTAAGGTGGCAAGTTCTGATATTACCTTTGAACCTTTTCTCAAACAAATAGGTGAGTACGTTCGTAGATATAGGGCATATGCTATTCTTTCAACTGGTTTTGTGAAGCTGGAGGAAATTGGGAAAGCGGTAAGATTTTTCCCCAGGCAACGGCTAGCCCTTCTGTACTGTGTTTCTCGTTATCCTACAGAAGCTTCAGATCTTGATCTCTCTTTTCTTAAGCGATTGCGACAGACTTTTGGTACGACAGTGGGGTTTTCTGATCACTCACTTGAGACAGTGTTTAGTGTGGCAGCTGTGGCTCTGGGAGCACGGATAATAGAGAGGCATTTTACCGACAATTCTTCGCTTCAAGAGGCTGATCATTCGATTTCTCTGAATCCAGAAGCCTTTGGGAGAATGGTCGAAGAAATACGCAAAGTGGAGATTGCTCTTGGAAAAGGAGAAAAAAAGATAACTGATTTTGAGCAAAAGATTCGTCCACTTTCGATGAGGGATCTGTATGCAGCACGCGATATCCGTAAAGGGGAAATGATCGGCAAAAATGATATAAAGTGTTTACGTCCGGGTGAGGGAATTTCCCTGGCAAGGTATAAAAGTATCGTTGGCCAAAAAGCCAGACAAAACTACGCGATGAATGAAAGAATATGA